The Ictidomys tridecemlineatus isolate mIctTri1 chromosome 1, mIctTri1.hap1, whole genome shotgun sequence DNA window atgggctggggatgtggcttgagcagtagcgcgcttgcctggcatgcgtggggcactgggtttgatcctcatcactacataaaaataaaaaaaagatgttgtgtccaccaaaaactgaaaaataaatattaaaaaattctctctctctctctcctctaataaataaataaataaataaagaggctggggatgtggctcagtggtaaagcacccctggtttcaatcctcagcagttCTCTGACAAAAGGAAATTTATAGTCTTGTGGTACTAATGAGACTTATTCTCAGAAAtggcttttgttttaaaaattattttaatcgtACCTATTTATGAGATGCAGTGTGATAATTTGACATATGTACACAATGTTTAATAATAACATATGTATACAAagtttaataataaaatcaaattaacaCTTCCATCatcttaaacatttaaatatatattttgattaaCACACAGCAATTGTACATACTTATCAAGTACAGGGTCATCTTTCAATACAGGAATACAATGTGTACTGAACAAATCAGTGTAATTAACATTTCTATCTCCTTATCTCCTTATTACTTTGTGTTTGGAGTCTTCAATCTCTAGTTATTCGTAAAATGTATAATAGTTTAACTTACTACTTCTATCTAACTGTGTTTTTGGCACCTGTTATTCAACCTCCCTTTATTTCCTCTCCCCTGCTTTCTCAGCCTCTAGTAATCATTGGTCTACATTCAGACCAACTTTATTTTAGCAACCATATTTGAGAAAGAACACACATTGTCTTTCCATGTCTGACTTATGAAAGGATATCattcttatggctgaataatatcccatggATAGTGTATaattccttttattcatttatctgttgataaaCATCTAGGCTGACTCCATATCTTAGTATTGTGAATGGTGCAGCAATTAACATGGATGTGCAGGTATCTCTTCAATATGATGTCATTTCCTTTTGATACATATCCAGAAGTGGGACAGTTGGATCTTACAATtcagaaattacttttaatactaacattccatttttttaaagtcttgtgCAGTTCTATCTCTAATACAATATAAAGTTTTGGTTCCTAACCCTCATAGTTTTAAGTGGTATAACATAATGCTGCTGGCTCACATCTTAGAAGGTAGGAATAAGAACACTTTGTGAGTACTTTTAATTAaactcagttttaaaaaaaactacagtcATGGCTATACCAATTTAAATATGAGAGGCATCAGGGATAAGGACAGTGAGACTTGATCATAAGTTGGTAGTTATAAAATCAATACAGCTGATTCAAAAGTTACTATTTAAATGGAATTAACCCATACAATCAATTATGTAGCTTAGCTTATTCCAtccctttatttctatttatttcttctgtactTGTGACTACTTACCTGCCTGCTAATTAACAATTTTCTATtgaagaaaattcattttaaattttataaattactatAAACTTTGATAAAATTTTGGCTAGAGAACACTTAATTATAAACCAAAACATGGAGGCTTCTGGATTATTTGAATTTGAGTCtaccaaattattattattattattgagaataataattaatattgagAATAACTACCAAGAATTTCTCATGTTTGTTAATATTAATATTGTGAATAAATTTTACTCATTTAACTTTCTTATCTTTGGCAAACAGGGAAATAACAtaacttatttaaaagaaaaaatattttaaatcttttcaacTTTTTCATGACCTAAATTCAAAAACGTTCCCTAAAAAGAAGTTCCCTAAAAAAGACTGTGATACTATAGTGTATAATGTTTGGCATAAGTTATATATCTAGTCTTATACTGCTATGAAAATAAATCCTTTTCAATAGGGGATAAATTCAGGCATTTCTACtctaatattttatactttaagtGTAAAAGTAGATAAGGTCTCCAATGTTTATCCCTATgtgtaaataaaattatctaataTATCTAGGCTATGTTTCTACCAACCTTATCAAGAAACCAAGGTCAGAAATGCAAACTTCAGCTTCATAAAATTTCTGACCACGTGTCATACCACATGTCACCTAGAGATGTCTCTAGAATAGACATCAACAATATCTCTGATTATCATCAGTAGGTTATTCTCAAGGCTTGGGACAAAGACATAGGCAAGAAAGGGGAAAGTAAGAGAATCAGAAAAAACAAAtaggaaacaagaagaaaaaagctACAATACTGACACATGTATATTGACTGTCCCAAATGTTTCAGATAATCATTTACTGATCCGAGTGCCAGAAGTCAAATTTGAGAGATTAGTCCTTTCACATGAATGATAGTATATGGTACATGAATTACAAGAAGAGACTAAGTAAATATACTGAACCAACATGAACTTGGACCCGACTCCTACTCAGACAGGTTAACATGGCAGACCAACCTTGGCATTCTTGGCAAGACGCTATACATATTCACTAATCATGTAAACACTATAGTAGAatagattatatttaaaattaagagaaagactgagaaggcagaaaaacatctgcttttttcctcctcttccaaaAATACTTGAAAGGACTAGATGAAGATATATTACTGATGAAGAAGAATGGTTAAGACTAGAGTAGGCTGGAAcagtaaaatgaaatcaaacacaGGAATGCTAAAAAGTTTGAATCTTACAAACTAGTCCTGCTGGTTTTACTCAAGTAACTGACAGGATATTCAGTGACAAAAGCTGTCTATAAGACATAAGAAAAACTGCAAAGCAGACAAAAATGgaatttattgtcattttgttCCTTGCTTGATTTCTGTAGGCCCTGATCCACTTTTTCCTTATGCTACCTTGAGCTACCTATAAAGGCCTCATATGTGGGCCTGTTTTCTCTGAACAgatttatccttcttaattactTAAGAAAGTATTAGTCCCTTGCTATCTATCCTTCTCAGCAACAGGTAGTAGATACGTACCTCTGACCTTCAATAGCAGACTCAGACCCACTGGTCTAAGAAGGAAGCCATTCTTGACCCAGGCAAGAAATATAATAGCATGACCCACAATCTGAAGGATCAGAAATTTAGTCTTGCTGTTTTAAGCCTGGTATCCTGTATATCTGGGTATCCTTTGggtttttctttaataatctcAGCCTCTGGCCAATCTACACTGAATAGTATTTACATTCCCTCTGTACTGATTCTAGGCCTAATTGTAAACTTATATCTTCCCACACTCCAATCCCAATCATCACAACAAACAAGAATTCTGAATTTGAATGTATTTAGACTATTGGCTATCCATTTTAGCAGTCAGGCCTAAAAACCTGGgtcctcctttccttttcaaCACTCTTTTTGAAATCCCTGCCAACAGAATAACCAGCATATTAGTATCTTATGatacaaaatgataaaattaattcaaatcaaaGTGTAGATAAGATTTTAAGTCTCCCAAAAATATGTTTTTGCCTTTAACCAAACTTTTTAACATGAGCAAATCTTTAATTTTTGGTTAGAACTGCTGTTGTCTGTTTTCTCCTGACCAGGGTAGGGCATATATTCTGGTTTTCTATATAGACCCTAGTCTTCTCCCTCCCCACTATTGTCATGAAACAGgtaataaattaaatagaataaaCATTATGAGTTACATCATTTACTATTCCTCTTCCACCTGCCCCAACTATGCCCCACATACCACATCTCATGGAGTTCACTGAAACAAAAGCAATGCTAAAGACAGGACAAAGCACACCAGCAATCTCTGAAGCTTCAGAAAAGGATCCTTAAATAAAAGCCTTCATTGTGTTGACAATATAGGCCCCAAACTGTTgacttttctttagttttaaaagGGAACTAGAATTAAAATGCAGACATGTATGCTgactcagaagaaaaaatattatgaaacaaATCTAATAGTTCAAAaggtagctttttatttttagcagtcacttagctttaaaaaacaaaacaatggaaTCTTCTTAATGTTCTCTTTCTATATGAACCAGAGATCCGAGCTATCATTCACTAATGGATTGAACAACAGAATGCAAGAATCAATCAGATTTTTCACTGGATGGCCCAAGTGACTTCATTAAAATACACAGGATCTGGAAGATAAGTCCATAAATCCCCACACTTAGGCAGTCAATTGTATATCAATtcaaaaacttttataaaaatgtgaacTATGAACCCATTAAAATGAACTGAAAGTAAGATACACTGAAACTGcatagtttattcatttttcctgTAAACGAAATTGTGCAAAAATAgtctattaatttaaaaaaattatgaacacaaaaaaatacagaatgagaATTACAATCATAATCTCTTTTTTCTTAATCCAATTTTTTCCATCATCCTAGATAGGCAACATCTGTAAAAACTTAAACTAAGCAACAAGTATACACTTGTGGTAAATTAGAAACAATTATTATGTTCACAGAATTGAAAGCTTGTGACTCAATGGGTTAACTCTATGGTGTCACCAACATGAAACTATGCCAACCAGTTTATTATCCTGGAGGGATTTAATCTCCTTTTGGAGCTGCTATTTATGTCACTCATCAGACAACCAAACAGTTTTAGTacatcctttaaaaatttttttattttttattttttttagttttggtgaacacaaatctttattttttatttttatgtggtgctgaggatcgaacccagtgtctcatgcatgcagggcaagcactctaccactgagccacaatcccagcccttagtATATCCTTTATACGGTTGTTTTATATTAATTACCATTCAGACTACCATGTGATTATGTAGTCATTTGGTTACATATTGTCTCTTCAAATAATATAAACACCTTTAGAGGAAAGGCTGGCATGTAGCACAATGCCTTTAGTATAGggttttgatgttgttgtttacAATTTATAGTTCGTCAAACTCTTAAGTGCTCAGTATTTGCTATTCAGCTGAAAAGCAATCAGATGCCAACTACTTATAAGGCCTCCAGGGGAGGGTATACAAAGGGCTTTCCTCCCTTTGTATTTCATATAATTTGCTTTAAGTGATTGGGTTACCAATTTTTCCTATTTGGGGTTTTCCACTTAAAAATGGACACTTTTGCAGAAGATAGAGAAAGTGGGCATGAGAATTTAAGTACAcatagaaaagaaagatgagtaGGGAATGAGTACTATTACTTTACTTTTCTTCCCCATGGTTACACAATGTTAATGGTTTTCAGTAACAAAAGGATTTTTCCAAATGGAAGCCTTTAAAGTACCTCTATCtaaaaactcaaaattaattaattaactaaataattaataaaataaactcaaatcAAGATGTTTAGCTAATAAGGAGCCAGATGCTAATACTGATCATCAGTTGATAGTGTTACTGGTACCCCCACAAACTCTCCCACCAATATATCTGCTGGTCAATACTGGAAGTGGCAAGGACTATCAAAGTTTTCTCTATGGAACAATAAATTCCTGTGATCCTGTACCAAGTTTTTGGAGGGTTAAAAGAAGTCATGTCAACAACATCTCCTTTATGACTTACCAACTTAACTTTCTGGGCATTCCATATCACGGCTTTAAGAGATACGGGTGATCTCTAGAGACTCTGATCTAGAGTTTTAGTTTAGGGAGTTTAATAATGGCTTAACTAAGCTCTACCCCCCTTTGTCAGTTTTAGAAGTTAAATATCACAGGAAATTGCTTTACAATAGTTGCCACAACATACTCTACAGTGTAACTTCCCACCTATTAGAAGTATTAGATATGACTCCATAGTTTAGCCATTATCAAGAAAAACCTAGGCCAGCTGGAAAAATTTAATGTAGGCCCTCTAGTTTATATggagcaatataaataataaactaagaGTAAAACTCACCAAAGGGCTATCAATGTTAATGGATCTGTGACATCTTTTAATAACATTACTATTATTACATTTTCTAAAACTCAAAGCAGAAGAGAACCCAGTTTGGAACTGGATGTGCTACCTGCAGTCTACCCAACTACCTCTTTTCTGCTTTCATCCATCCTCATCCCTCAACAGAAACTTCACTCCATCTCCAAAGACATCCAGGCACTGGCTATCTTCATCTTCAATTGCTACATACTCTGTTTTCATGCCATTCCCAGCTTTAAGTCATGACAATGTTCTCTCTAACTATTATTATGCTCCTTAAGTACTGGGTTGTtacctaaattatttttttcacctaGACCTGAAAAACTGAGTTGTACATCTGATCTCTTCCCTCTAGTATACAAGTAATTTCAAGCCCCTGGTagtcactcttaaaaaaaaaaaaaaaaaaaaagagcccaagTTCTGTCCTACTATCTCCatctgttcaataaatatttgctgaataaaaaatgtgtaaaatgcTCTGCATGCCATGCCTTTCTAATGCAGGAAGGTGTTCCTTCTCTCCTATATATACATGTGCTCTCTACTCAGGAAGCCCTTTTGTCAACACTGCTTCCTTTCTTAACTAAGTCCTCTCCCAATGCTTTGACCTTTAATAACTTCTCTATATTCACCCAACTTCCTCcattattggaattttttttacctGATTTGGATCTCAAAAGTCTGCCTAACAGTGATTTTCTAACTCTCACAAGATAACATGGAAGAAAAGTTGTCTTCGGAGAAGAGTCCAAAGAGTTcccagagagaagggaggaaCTCAACTCAGGACTAGCAGAGGTCTTAGCTAAGTAAATACACATTCAAGAGAGAACTTGGACCATCTCAAGATTGAGAGATACATTTTGGGAATCTCCAGCTcttcttttgaaagaaatttgCTGAGGGGTAGGTATGAGAAGGATATAGAGTGATCTCAAGATTGTTATGGTGGTCTGGTCATTTTCAGTATCCTTAGGATGACATGGTCTCTATTATATGACCAATAGGTAACACAGGAAAGTTTCTTAAAATGTCAAAAGAATGAGCTGGGACTGCTTGGTCAGTTCTGTTCAACAAGTTGGCCTCTTTAGTTTCATGTGGCTCTTTCACAGGCAAATGGTAATTTTTCTATACTTATATACTTTTATACTTTAATTCTCAGACAAAAGGATCATCACTTAGAATGTAAAAGTCTCTTTGGAATAGTTCAAACAAAACCCTTCAGGTGGAGAAATGATCTGGTAGAAAGAATGTAAATGATGGATTTAAGACAGAACTAGACTGAAATCTTGATTCTGCCTTTCCTAAAGGTATGATCTCTAAGCTTAAATGTTTTCATTGGCGTCTACaacggcacacacctgtaatcccaacagcttgggaggctgaaataggaggaccatgagttcaaagccaacctcagcaatccagtgaggccctcagcaattcagtgagacctgtctctaaataaaatatgaaatagggttggggaagtagctcagtagtcaagtgcttCTGAGTGCCCCTCTCCAAAATGTCTTCATTTATATAAATGGGAATGTTACAGGGAAATCATTTTATCCCCTCCCGGCAAAGGTTATGTGAAcccacaataagaaaaaaaagaagtggtttTAGTATTTTTACCCTTCCCTTCTCTActtcctttccttcaaagtgtCTAACAACATTCCAACATCCACCAGAAAGATAAATATGAATAACAGTTGTAATTCTCCTTCCCCCAAATGAGTTCATGTAAAATACACACCCAAAATCTCACTGAAAGTTTCCCTCTGTCTTTCCTAAATGCACAGCTTGAATCCATTATTCTGTTTATGCAGTAGGATCTCTTAGAAGTTGGCTATTACAAATACAACTCAATTCTGtgtgttaaattttaaatatctatcaAGATACTCTTTTCTCAATATACAATCCTATTAGGTTACTGCAGGAGACATTAAATTGAATGTGAATGAATGTGTCAACACACACAAATGTCTTATCAAAATTACCTccaaagaaatgtaaatcaaaaacactctaagatttcatcttactccagtcagaatggcatctatcaagaatacaagcaagaataaatgctaaaaaaaaaaagagagagataatatcCTACACtgtcatcatgaaaaaaaaagaataaatgctggtgaggatgtggggaaaaaaggtatattcaatacattgctagtggaactgcaaattggtgcaaccattacgGAAAGCAGTATGAACATTCCttacaaaacttggaatggaaccactatttgacccagctatcctactccttgatttatacccaaaggatttaaaatcagcatacttcagtgacgcagccacatcaatgtttataacagctcaactcacaacagctaaactatggaactaacctaggtgcccttcaacagaagaatggacaaagaaaatgaggtatatgtatatacacaatggactattagcCAGcctttaagaagaataaaattatattatttgccagtaaatggatgaaactagagaatattgtgctaagtgaaataagccaatcccccccccaaaaaaccaaaggctgaatgttttctctgatatgtggatgctaattcataattaAGGGGGTAGGGGGTAGGGAAGAAACAGGTACTTTGGAATAGACAGAGGGGAGTAAGAGAGGGGAGGAAGCATGTGAgcaagaaggatagtagaatgaactggacattattacccaaagtgcatatatgattatatgacccgtgtgattctacatcatatacaaccagaagcatcagttatactccatttatgtataatatgtcaaaatgctttctactgtcatgtataactaattagaagcaatttttaaaaagtctccaaATCTAGGTTTTATCCAATTTATAGTGTTGGAGCATCAAACAATTTCAATTAGACATACCTCTTGTAGAAGACGTGGATCCACGCAATCACCATCATCGTTAAACATAGATTCCCAGCTCTCTTCAGTAGCAGTATTTCCCTCTATCTGAGAAGTTTCAGTTACGTTAAAATCCATGGATGTTTCTATAGATGATTCTCCACCAGGAACTGATACACCAAAGCCTATATTCTCTGAGTCATcctgcttttttgttttgaactCTTCAGCAGTTCTTAGTTCATGTAATGCCTCTGTTATATCACCAATACTATCCAGATCATTGCCCAAGGCATTCTCTAAAAGTACTTTTGTCCCATTTGACAAACTGAGTTCAGAGTCCAAAAAAATGTTACAATTACTACCAGTAATCTTCTTTATAGGTAAGGAGGAAGTACAATCTGACAAGCTCTCTATCAACTTTCCTGTTGACTCTGTAAAACTAGATGAAATAGTCTCAACATAAATATCAGAGCAAGCAGTCAGGCTGCTGAAATTTTCTGAGTCACTCTCACTTTTAGCATGAAAAGGGGATGCATCTGAacttatatctatatattttgaGAAACTATTTGTATTGCTACAAGTTTCATCAGCTAGTGTAACTCCAACTACACAAGGGCTGCTTACAGTTATATGATCATGTATGGCACCTGTAGTGTCCATCATACAAGACTTACTGGTAATATCACCTATACTCTTGGATCCATTATCTGTATCTGTTTCATGAGTAAGGACAACTGTATCAGAAGGTTCACACTTTACACATAACTCATCAGCAGTGACATTATTCTTCTCATACTCTCTAATCACTGCTGAATCCATAATGCCATTTGTGCTCTCTGACTTGCTGGTCATAGTCATTTTACGAGAGATGAGACCCACAGTCTCAGGAATGGAATCTATACCTTTCTGACACAAGATGAAATTTGTACCCTTGGCTTTATCTCCTATATTCTCAACTTCAAAGTCTATACAAGTTTGATCAATGACACTATCTGGACTTCCAGGAACAGTAGGGATACTTCCATTGCTGAGCTTCAGCATTCCATCTGATGTTTGCAAACCTTCTAGTACAATTTCCGAATCAGAGCTTAGTTTTACTGGTATACTCATATTCTCAGGTTTCAATATAGTAGTAAAAACTCTAGGAAACTGGGATAGTATCTCTACAACTTTGGCATCAGTTTCAATTCCGCTTTCTGAATCTCTGCCTTCAAAAGTTTCCCCACTTGATTCAAGTCTACTCAAGTTACATAAGTCTACATTCTGGAATGGTTGTTTTAGAACCTGAGCCTTGGTGATTTCTGAACAAGACTGTGATAGAAGTATCCCTTCATGTTCTGTCACAACTGTAGTTTGAACCTCCAAACACGCCACGCTCTTTGGTTGTCTTTGTAAAGGGGAAGTGGGTATAATCTCTGTATTTGGAACTTTTTGCTGATGTTCTGGGGATAATACTTCACTGGATTCTGTGGCTCCTCTCTTAGTACAAAccttatcttttttccttttttgaaggtatgtatcttttctttttgttgaagattttcttccttccctATAACTATGCTCCTTTCTATCAGGATTAATACTTAATTGTTGAGCTCCAGGTTTGTCTCCAATGATCTCCTTTTGGGACAGACAAActtctctctgttcttctttTATCACAGAATTAGAAAGACCACAGCTTTTTTCCTTATCACATGTATTGAGGAGCACTGTACCCCTTCGAGCTTTAGGTACATAAAGTGCCATGTCAGGCCTTTTGGCTCGAACTCTACATCTCTCTGTTTCTTGCTGCATGGTACCAACTTCAatctgaaagaaaagagagagtgaTTTAATTACCAAAAACTAATTACAATGTATTGAACTTAGAGATTCTAAAAGATTAGGTAGAGGACCTAGTAATCCATCCTGTAGAAATcctcaagtttaaaaaaataaaataaaacctgccaTAAAATAATTAATGCTATCAGGTGTACCActaaggatatttaaaaaaaaaaaactctcatgaGATCATAAATTCTATACAAATACCCTTTTTTTGTATTCAATCTCTGAACCATTGAGCTCTAccttccaaattcttctctacaTTTTTAACAAGTAGTTTTGTCTtaagctgaattttaaaaagatatatgaatCAGTAATTGCCACCTATCAAATACTCATAAACACAACCATTTTCATATTCT harbors:
- the R3hcc1l gene encoding coiled-coil domain-containing protein R3HCC1L isoform X1, with translation MQQETERCRVRAKRPDMALYVPKARRGTVLLNTCDKEKSCGLSNSVIKEEQREVCLSQKEIIGDKPGAQQLSINPDRKEHSYREGRKSSTKRKDTYLQKRKKDKVCTKRGATESSEVLSPEHQQKVPNTEIIPTSPLQRQPKSVACLEVQTTVVTEHEGILLSQSCSEITKAQVLKQPFQNVDLCNLSRLESSGETFEGRDSESGIETDAKVVEILSQFPRVFTTILKPENMSIPVKLSSDSEIVLEGLQTSDGMLKLSNGSIPTVPGSPDSVIDQTCIDFEVENIGDKAKGTNFILCQKGIDSIPETVGLISRKMTMTSKSESTNGIMDSAVIREYEKNNVTADELCVKCEPSDTVVLTHETDTDNGSKSIGDITSKSCMMDTTGAIHDHITVSSPCVVGVTLADETCSNTNSFSKYIDISSDASPFHAKSESDSENFSSLTACSDIYVETISSSFTESTGKLIESLSDCTSSLPIKKITGSNCNIFLDSELSLSNGTKVLLENALGNDLDSIGDITEALHELRTAEEFKTKKQDDSENIGFGVSVPGGESSIETSMDFNVTETSQIEGNTATEESWESMFNDDGDCVDPRLLQELSGNMKNRESIQEPRFDYYNHEVPDIDLSECEFPHVIEIYDFPQEFRTEDLLRVFCSYQKKGFDIKWVDDTHALGVFSSPITARDALGIKHTMVKIRPLSQATRAAKAKARAYAEFLQPAKERPETSAALARRLVISALGVRSKQTKTEREAELKKLQAARERKRLEAKQREDIWEGRDQSAV
- the R3hcc1l gene encoding coiled-coil domain-containing protein R3HCC1L isoform X2, whose amino-acid sequence is MQQETERCRVRAKRPDMALYVPKARRGTVLLNTCDKEKSCGLSNSVIKEEQREVCLSQKEIIGDKPGAQQLSINPDRKEHSYREGRKSSTKRKDTYLQKRKKDKVCTKRGATESSEVLSPEHQQKVPNTEIIPTSPLQRQPKSVACLEVQTTVVTEHEGILLSQSCSEITKAQVLKQPFQNVDLCNLSRLESSGETFEGRDSESGIETDAKVVEILSQFPRVFTTILKPENMSIPVKLSSDSEIVLEGLQTSDGMLKLSNGSIPTVPGSPDSVIDQTCIDFEVENIGDKAKGTNFILCQKGIDSIPETVGLISRKMTMTSKSESTNGIMDSAVIREYEKNNVTADELCVKCEPSDTVVLTHETDTDNGSKSIGDITSKSCMMDTTGAIHDHITVSSPCVVGVTLADETCSNTNSFSKYIDISSDASPFHAKSESDSENFSSLTACSDIYVETISSSFTESTGKLIESLSDCTSSLPIKKITGSNCNIFLDSELSLSNGTKVLLENALGNDLDSIGDITEALHELRTAEEFKTKKQDDSENIGFGVSVPGGESSIETSMDFNVTETSQIEGNTATEESWESMFNDDGDCVDPRLLQELSGNMKNRESIQEPRFDYYNHEVPDIDLSECEFPHVIEIYDFPQEFRTEDLLRVFCSYQKKGFDIKWVDDTHALGVFSSPITEFLQPAKERPETSAALARRLVISALGVRSKQTKTEREAELKKLQAARERKRLEAKQREDIWEGRDQSAV